A genomic segment from Montipora foliosa isolate CH-2021 chromosome 9, ASM3666993v2, whole genome shotgun sequence encodes:
- the LOC137970131 gene encoding arylsulfatase B-like isoform X1, which produces MRMNALWIVSILVFLTAAAANVTGRQNSKPNIIFILADDLGWDDVSFHGSNQIPTPNLDGLANSGVILNNYYVQHICTPTRSAIMTGRYPIHTGMQHSVILAAEPYGLSLNETLLPEYLKGLGYATHAVGKWHLGFFQTEYTPTKRGFDSFFGYWCGKEDYWDHSNNEENEWGLDLHNDTEPVWTAWGEYSSELFTDVAVDVIQKHDPSQPLFLYLPYQAVHSANYIQPLQAPPEEIAKFSSIHDENRRIFAAMVSSLDQGVGKVLDALKTKGLYNNSVIVFSTDNGGPAAGFDMNSACNFPLRGVKATLWEGGVRGAGFIHSPLLSSKGRVSMDLMHVTDWLPTLYSVAGGDIHQLTNIDGFDMWKTLSEPTDSPRVEILHNIDPESGAAAYRFRNWKLVLNMRSQWNGWYAPPGSDDSSRLFRGTAALKNAVVTCGKPPSSPPECTKEAGPCLFNIEEDPCEYVNQAKAEPEVLASMLHWLEQYNNTMVPPRNKPIDPRSNPDNFGGVWSPWINDTNSV; this is translated from the exons ATGAG GATGAATGCACTTTGGATTGTGTCTATATTGGTTTTTTTGACAGCAGCGGCAGCAAATGTGACAGGGAGACAGAATTCCAAACCAAATATTATTTTCATACTTGCAGATGATTTG GGCTGGGATGATGTGAGTTTTCATGGCTCAAATCAAATTCCAACTCCAAACCTGGATGGACTGGCAAACAGTGGAGTCATCCTAAACAATTATTATGTACAGCATATATGTACCCCAACACGAAGTGCCATTATGACTGGGCGGTATCCAATTCATACAG GCATGCAGCATAGTGTTATTTTGGCTGCTGAACCTTATGGACTCAGTTTGAATGAGACTCTTTTGCCGGAATATCTCAAAGGTCTTGGATATGCCACACATGCTGTGGGAAAG tggCATCTTGGATTCTTTCAAACTGAATACACACCAACAAAGCGAGGATTTGATTCGTTCTTTGGTTATTGGTGCGGAAAGGAGGATTATTGGGATCACTCTAACAATGAAGAAAATGAGTGGGGACTGGACCTACACAATGATACTGAG CCCGTGTGGACTGCCTGGGGTGAGTACAGTTCTGAGCTGTTTACGGACGTAGCTGTCGATGTCATTCAAAAGCACGATCCCTCGCAGCCACTATTTTTGTATCTTCCTTACCAAGCGGTTCATAGTGCAAACTACATTCAGCCGCTTCAAGCGCCTCCGGAAGAAATCGCGAAGTTCTCAAGTATACATGATGAGAACAGGCGAATATTTGCTGCAATGGTGTCATCTCTTGATCAGGGTGTTGGAAAG GTTCTTGATGCGCTCAAAACCAAAGGGTTGTATAACAATTCTGTGATCGTGTTCTCTACGGATAATGGCGGACCGGCAGCAGGCTTTGACATGAACTCGGCGTGTAACTTTCCTCTGAGGGGCGTCAAGGCCACACTTTGGGAAG GAGGTGTCCGTGGGGCGGGGTTTATACACAGTCCTCTTCTTTCCTCTAAAGGCCGAGTGAGCATGGACCTAATGCACGTGACAGACTGGCTTCCAACGCTATATTCTGTCGCAGGAGGAGATATTCATCAACTTACTAATATTGATGGCTTTGATATGTGGAAGACGCTGTCAGAACCTACTGACTCTCCTCGAGTTGAGATCCTTCACAACATTGATCCAGAAAGTGGAGCTGCTGCGTATCGATTCAGAAATTGGAAGCTTGTCTTAAATATGA GATCACAGTGGAACGGATGGTACGCCCCTCCTGGATCGGATGACTCCTCCCGCTTATTCAGGGGGACTGCGGCTTTAAAAAACGCCGTCGTCACATGTGGCAAGCCACCAAGTTCCCCACCCGAGTGCACAAAAGAGGCAGGTCCGTGCTTGTTCAACATCGAAGAAGATCCCTGTGAATACGTTAACCAAGCCAAGGCGGAACCTGAAGTTTTGGCCAGCATGTTGCACTGGCTGGAGCAATACAACAACACTATGGTGCCGCCCAGGAACAAACCGATTGATCCTCGATCTAATCCGGACAACTTTGGCGGAGTGTGGAGTCCTTGGATAAATGATACGAATTCGGTTTGA
- the LOC137970131 gene encoding arylsulfatase B-like isoform X2: MRMNALWIVSILVFLTAAAANVTGRQNSKPNIIFILADDLGWDDVSFHGSNQIPTPNLDGLANSGVILNNYYVQHICTPTRSAIMTGRYPIHTGMQHSVILAAEPYGLSLNETLLPEYLKGLGYATHAVGKWHLGFFQTEYTPTKRGFDSFFGYWCGKEDYWDHSNNEENEWGLDLHNDTEPVWTAWGEYSSELFTDVAVDVIQKHDPSQPLFLYLPYQAVHSANYIQPLQAPPEEIAKFSSIHDENRRIFAAMVSSLDQGVGKVIDALKSRGLYDNSVIVFSTDNGGPAAGFDMNWACNFPLRGVKRTLWEGGVRGAGFIHSPLLSSKGRVSMDLMHVTDWLPTLYSVAGGDIHQLTNIDGFDMWKTLSEPTDSPRVEILHNIDPESGAAAYRFRNWKLVLNMRSQWNGWYAPPGSDDSSRLFRGTAALKNAVVTCGKPPSSPPECTKEAGPCLFNIEEDPCEYVNQAKAEPEVLASMLHWLEQYNNTMVPPRNKPIDPRSNPDNFGGVWSPWINDTNSV, encoded by the exons ATGAG GATGAATGCACTTTGGATTGTGTCTATATTGGTTTTTTTGACAGCAGCGGCAGCAAATGTGACAGGGAGACAGAATTCCAAACCAAATATTATTTTCATACTTGCAGATGATTTG GGCTGGGATGATGTGAGTTTTCATGGCTCAAATCAAATTCCAACTCCAAACCTGGATGGACTGGCAAACAGTGGAGTCATCCTAAACAATTATTATGTACAGCATATATGTACCCCAACACGAAGTGCCATTATGACTGGGCGGTATCCAATTCATACAG GCATGCAGCATAGTGTTATTTTGGCTGCTGAACCTTATGGACTCAGTTTGAATGAGACTCTTTTGCCGGAATATCTCAAAGGTCTTGGATATGCCACACATGCTGTGGGAAAG tggCATCTTGGATTCTTTCAAACTGAATACACACCAACAAAGCGAGGATTTGATTCGTTCTTTGGTTATTGGTGCGGAAAGGAGGATTATTGGGATCACTCTAACAATGAAGAAAATGAGTGGGGACTGGACCTACACAATGATACTGAG CCCGTGTGGACTGCCTGGGGTGAGTACAGTTCTGAGCTGTTTACGGACGTAGCTGTCGATGTCATTCAAAAGCACGATCCCTCGCAGCCACTATTTTTGTATCTTCCTTACCAAGCGGTTCATAGTGCAAACTACATTCAGCCGCTTCAAGCGCCTCCGGAAGAAATCGCGAAGTTCTCAAGTATACATGATGAGAACAGGCGAATATTTGCTGCAATGGTGTCATCTCTTGATCAGGGTGTTGGAAAG GTTATTGACGCACTGAAATCCAGAGGGTTGTATGATAACTCCGTGATCGTGTTCTCTACTGATAACGGTGGACCGGCAGCAGGTTTTGACATGAACTGGGCTTGCAACTTTCCACTTAGGGGCGTTAAGCGTACGCTTTGGGAAG GAGGTGTCCGTGGGGCGGGGTTTATACACAGTCCTCTTCTTTCCTCTAAAGGCCGAGTGAGCATGGACCTAATGCACGTGACAGACTGGCTTCCAACGCTATATTCTGTCGCAGGAGGAGATATTCATCAACTTACTAATATTGATGGCTTTGATATGTGGAAGACGCTGTCAGAACCTACTGACTCTCCTCGAGTTGAGATCCTTCACAACATTGATCCAGAAAGTGGAGCTGCTGCGTATCGATTCAGAAATTGGAAGCTTGTCTTAAATATGA GATCACAGTGGAACGGATGGTACGCCCCTCCTGGATCGGATGACTCCTCCCGCTTATTCAGGGGGACTGCGGCTTTAAAAAACGCCGTCGTCACATGTGGCAAGCCACCAAGTTCCCCACCCGAGTGCACAAAAGAGGCAGGTCCGTGCTTGTTCAACATCGAAGAAGATCCCTGTGAATACGTTAACCAAGCCAAGGCGGAACCTGAAGTTTTGGCCAGCATGTTGCACTGGCTGGAGCAATACAACAACACTATGGTGCCGCCCAGGAACAAACCGATTGATCCTCGATCTAATCCGGACAACTTTGGCGGAGTGTGGAGTCCTTGGATAAATGATACGAATTCGGTTTGA
- the LOC137972044 gene encoding arylsulfatase B-like — MWKIVCLVLLSLEYFAEGVSSNQPHIIFIVADDLGWDDVSFHGSKQIPTTNIDKLANGGVILNNYYVSPICSPSRSAIMTGKYPIHTGMQHSVLMAGQPFGLGLDEKLLPQYLKELGYATHAVGKWHLGFYKYAYTPTKRGFDSFFGYWLGAGDYWDHSEQEPDGWGLDLRNGTQPVYNQWGNYRTHLFTEQALNVINSHNSSKPLFLYLAHEAVHSALEHDPLQAPKDLINKFKDSIQDEKRRIFAATDTALDQSVGKVLAALEAKGMYQNSIIVFTADNGGPANGVSRNTACNYPLRGTKYTLWEGGVRGTAFVHSPLLKSKGRVSMDLMHLSDWVPTLYGCAGGNTTELADLDGVDMWTTLSLGSASPRKELVHNIDPVDWAAALRYQQWKLVVNTSYGPDRDGWYPPPGFEENPSRRLNLSENALPTLKNAVVTCPPPPAKRAECSQKDGPCLFNIEEDPCEHSNVADQEKKVLDMMLQLLEKYKKTMVPIRNKPYDDKADPKYHNGLWTAWCDETPNDNCD; from the exons ATGTGGAAGATTGTGTGCCTGGTCTTACTGTCCCTAGAGTATTTTGCCGAAGGCGTAAGCTCCAACCAGCCACACATCATATTTATTGTTGCAGATGATTTA gGATGGGATGATGTGAGTTTTCATGGATCCAAGCAAATTCCAACAACTAATATTGATAAGCTGGCAAATGGTGGTGTCATTTTGAACAACTACTATGTGTCACCAATCTGTTCACCCAGTCGCAGTGCAATAATGACTGGGAAATACCCAATACACACAG GCATGCAACACAGTGTACTCATGGCTGGACAACCTTTCGGCTTAGGTCTGGATGAGAAATTGCTTCCTCAGTACCTCAAGGAACTGGGCTATGCCACTCATGCGGTTGGCAAG TGGCATCTTGGATTCTACAAATACGCCTACACACCGACCAAGCGGGGGTTTGACTCATTCTTCGGTTATTGGCTTGGAGCTGGCGACTACTGGGACCACTCAGAGCAAGAGCCTGATGGCTGGGGATTGGACCTAAGAAATGGCACGCAG CCAGTTTATAATCAATGGGGAAACTATCGAACTCACCTTTTCACGGAGCAGGCATTAAATGTTATCAATTCACACAACTCATCAAAGCCACTGTTCCTGTATCTGGCTCATGAAGCTGTTCATAGTGCTCTAGAACACGATCCTTTGCAAGCTCCTAAAGATTTGATTAACAAGTTTAAAGACAGTATTCAGGATGAAAAACGCCGAATTTTTGCTGCAACGGATACCGCGCTGGACCAATCCGTCGGGAAG GTCCTTGCAGCTCTCGAAGCTAAGGGGATGTACCAAAACTCCATTATAGTGTTTACTGCAGATAATGGCGGTCCAGCCAATGGCGTGAGTCGGAATACAGCATGCAATTATCCACTTAGGGGAACAAAGTACACTTTATGGGAAG GTGGTGTGCGAGGAACGGCGTTTGTCCACAGTCCTCTCTTAAAATCAAAAGGCCGCGTGAGCATGGACCTTATGCACCTTAGCGATTGGGTTCCCACCTTGTATGGGTGCGCAGGAGGGAACACAACTGAGCTCGCTGATTTGGACGGTGTTGATATGTGGACCACGCTGTCGCTGGGATCAGCCTCGCCAAGGAAGGAACTGGTGCATAACATTGACCCTGTTGATTGGGCAGCCGCTCTTCGTTACCAGCAGTGGAAACTTGTAGTGAATACGA GCTACGGTCCCGATCGTGATGGTTGGTATCCTCCTCCAGGGTTCGAAGAAAATCCATCTCGTCGATTGAACCTCTCAGAAAACGCTCTTCCCACTTTGAAAAACGCCGTAGTCACGTGCCCACCTCCCCCAGCCAAACGAGCAGAGTGCAGCCAAAAGGATGGACCTTGCTTGTTTAACATAGAGGAGGATCCATGTGAACATAGTAACGTTGCCGACCAAGAGAAAAAAGTGCTTGACATGATGCTACAGTTGTTGGAGAAGTACAAGAAGACGATGGTTCCCATAAGGAATAAACCGTATGACGACAAAGCCGACCCCAAGTACCATAATGGCTTGTGGACGGCTTGGTGTGATGAGACACCGAATGACAACTGTGACTAG